The Stappia sp. genome window below encodes:
- the dsbD gene encoding protein-disulfide reductase DsbD, with amino-acid sequence MKTVLFAAWALVALALPPVAGPASASPGVPLPVSEAFQLEVTRDRDGALVFSWDIAPGYYLYREHLGARQDDTDLPLTTPPGTAKDDPTFGSMEVYYDSATATLATPVFGTLDLTFQGCQDDGLCYAPEIRHVDAQTLEVSAPDSFGGAPAALGEGPQIAWTTGGETASAPSSAPSAAPAGSTSAVSTSGSDFELARTGGLVEGLLARGGVALVLVSFPLFGLLLAFTPCVFPMYPILAGALAREGDTLTAWRGFVLSSIYVVSLATAFGLLGAAAGWSGQNLQMVLQSPVTSGVLAVLFAVLALSMFGVFELQLPNAWTNWVSARTGGLGGSKRSTALLGFTSALIVGPCVTVPLAGALLYIAQTADVALGAAALFGLGLGKGIPLIVMGTLGGQALPRAGAWMEGVKRVFGFGFLATAIWTAAPLLPPGVDLALWAALLIAVASFAFSAALPNATALASLRALGGLALVYGVILLVGASAGGTDPLKPLAPLAQRGGATAPGSAEDLRFAATGSIPDLQARLAAAKGERPTMVYFTADWCVTCRTIERSVFPDPQVKRSLAAFQLVKADLSDFDAENAALMRTLQVAGPPTMIFFDAAGREAADTRLVGTVTVDTLTRSARTTERL; translated from the coding sequence ATGAAAACCGTTTTGTTCGCCGCCTGGGCGCTCGTCGCGCTGGCGCTCCCGCCGGTCGCGGGCCCGGCAAGCGCCTCCCCCGGCGTCCCGCTGCCCGTTTCCGAAGCCTTCCAGCTGGAGGTGACGCGCGATCGCGACGGCGCGCTGGTGTTCTCCTGGGACATCGCGCCGGGCTACTACCTCTATCGCGAACACCTCGGCGCCCGACAGGACGACACCGACCTTCCCCTGACCACCCCACCGGGGACGGCGAAGGACGATCCGACCTTCGGGTCGATGGAGGTCTATTACGACAGCGCCACCGCGACGCTTGCGACCCCGGTTTTCGGCACGCTGGACCTGACCTTTCAGGGCTGCCAGGACGACGGCCTGTGCTATGCGCCCGAGATCCGCCATGTCGACGCGCAGACGCTGGAGGTGAGCGCGCCGGATAGCTTCGGCGGGGCGCCGGCCGCGCTTGGCGAGGGCCCGCAGATCGCCTGGACCACGGGTGGCGAAACCGCCTCCGCTCCGTCTTCTGCCCCGTCCGCCGCGCCCGCCGGCTCCACCTCCGCCGTCTCCACGTCCGGAAGCGACTTCGAGCTGGCGCGCACCGGCGGCCTGGTCGAGGGGTTGCTCGCGCGCGGCGGCGTGGCGCTCGTGCTCGTGAGCTTCCCGCTGTTCGGCCTGCTGCTCGCCTTCACCCCTTGCGTCTTTCCGATGTATCCGATCCTGGCCGGCGCGCTGGCCCGGGAAGGCGACACGCTGACCGCGTGGCGCGGCTTCGTTCTGTCGAGCATCTATGTCGTGTCGCTGGCCACCGCCTTCGGCCTTCTGGGCGCGGCCGCCGGATGGTCGGGGCAGAACCTCCAGATGGTGCTGCAATCGCCGGTCACCTCCGGCGTTCTGGCGGTGCTCTTCGCGGTTCTCGCCCTGTCGATGTTCGGAGTGTTCGAGCTGCAGCTGCCCAACGCCTGGACCAACTGGGTCTCGGCGCGCACCGGCGGCCTCGGCGGATCGAAGCGCTCGACGGCGCTGCTCGGCTTCACCTCGGCGCTGATCGTCGGACCCTGCGTCACCGTTCCGCTGGCCGGGGCGCTGCTCTACATCGCGCAGACCGCCGATGTGGCGTTGGGGGCCGCCGCCCTGTTCGGGCTGGGGCTCGGCAAGGGCATTCCGCTGATCGTCATGGGCACGCTCGGCGGACAGGCGCTGCCGCGCGCCGGCGCCTGGATGGAGGGCGTGAAGCGCGTCTTCGGGTTCGGGTTCCTCGCAACCGCCATATGGACGGCCGCGCCGCTGCTGCCGCCCGGGGTCGACCTCGCCCTGTGGGCGGCGCTGCTGATCGCGGTCGCGAGCTTCGCCTTCAGCGCGGCGCTGCCGAATGCCACCGCGCTGGCCTCGCTGCGCGCGCTCGGCGGTCTGGCGCTGGTCTATGGCGTGATCCTCTTGGTCGGCGCCAGCGCCGGCGGGACCGACCCGCTGAAACCCCTCGCCCCGCTCGCCCAGCGCGGCGGCGCCACGGCGCCCGGCTCCGCCGAGGACCTGCGCTTCGCCGCCACCGGCTCGATCCCGGATCTTCAGGCCAGGCTCGCCGCCGCGAAGGGCGAACGTCCGACGATGGTCTATTTCACCGCCGACTGGTGCGTGACCTGCCGCACCATCGAACGGTCCGTCTTCCCCGATCCGCAGGTGAAACGCAGCCTCGCCGCCTTTCAGCTGGTCAAGGCGGACCTCAGCGACTTCGACGCGGAGAATGCCGCCTTGATGCGGACGCTGCAGGTGGCGGGTCCGCCGACCATGATCTTCTTCGACGCCGCCGGACGCGAGGCCGCCGACACCCGTCTCGTCGGCACCGTGACGGTCGACACGCTGACCCGCTCGGCGCGAACCACGGAGCGTCTCTAG
- a CDS encoding L,D-transpeptidase has product MSTQTRAPRMAAAPAPVPEVPPMYYAVPGERFPVPEVDVAKLDRRYWRREVDYPNTEKPGTLIVDTPNRYLYHTQSRDRATRYGIGVGRDGFSWAGRARMAYRRKWPRWTPPDEMVARRPDLEPYSIANGGMDPGPYNPLGARSLYIHKDGKDTLYRVHGTWDPASIGKAVSSGCIRLINQDVIYLHDQVRDGSTIVVIPDPAMSHLLVG; this is encoded by the coding sequence GTGAGCACGCAGACCCGCGCGCCGCGGATGGCCGCCGCCCCCGCGCCGGTGCCGGAGGTTCCGCCGATGTATTACGCGGTGCCGGGCGAACGGTTTCCGGTGCCGGAGGTCGATGTCGCCAAGCTCGACCGGCGCTACTGGCGCCGGGAGGTCGACTATCCGAACACCGAAAAGCCCGGCACGCTGATCGTCGATACGCCGAACCGCTATCTGTACCACACGCAGTCGCGCGACCGGGCGACGCGCTACGGCATCGGCGTCGGGCGCGACGGGTTTTCCTGGGCGGGGCGGGCACGCATGGCCTACCGCCGCAAGTGGCCGCGCTGGACGCCGCCGGACGAGATGGTGGCAAGGCGGCCCGATCTGGAACCCTACAGCATCGCCAACGGCGGCATGGATCCGGGGCCGTACAATCCGCTCGGCGCGCGCTCGCTTTACATCCACAAGGATGGCAAGGATACGCTGTATCGGGTGCACGGCACCTGGGATCCGGCGAGCATCGGCAAGGCCGTGTCCTCCGGCTGCATTCGCCTGATCAACCAGGACGTCATCTATCTGCACGACCAGGTCCGCGACGGCAGCACCATCGTGGTGATCCCGGACCCGGCGATGAGCCATCTCCTGGTCGGCTGA